From the genome of Halichoerus grypus chromosome X, mHalGry1.hap1.1, whole genome shotgun sequence:
ATTCTCTTAGATCTGCAATTGGGCTCAACACATTCAAGCCTCAGCACAATCTTCTTTGTAGTTTTAgcctggaaaaaaatgaagtcaacCCCTTCATAAATCACTGCAGAAAATCTTTCTTCAAAATAGGACTGTTGGGTTAAGTACTACTTAAAGAGAAGCTGTGCAAATGACCGAGTTGTGGCAATTTGTCTTTAGCTATAGGGAGAAAATAGAAACGTAAAAACCAGTGCATTTAAGAGGAAATTTAATAGCAATAGTAGAAGGTTATCTAATTGCCATCAAATTCTCCATTCCCATCAAACATCCCAAAGAGCTTCTTATCAAACAGGCATTCATCACACCACCTTGAGCTTGTGGCCTTTCACCAGCTCATAGTTGGTACTCCCCACAACCAAAAATGGGTCAACCAAGTGTACGACACCGTGAACTAAACATAACTTTCTCACTAGGGTTAATAATTGTTACTTTAGATCTATCGATTCTCTGGAGACTACCTAAAATTATGTCTACAATTTACGTCCATTcaactgtatttatttaattcaagGTACACTAATAAACTTTTTAAGTCTACTCCTATAATCAGAATTCTACTTCTGCCCGTTCACAGTTCTCAGAAAAGCCAAAGCCTAAGCAGAATCTTCCCACCTTCTCAACAAGTTAGCTGAATGTGAAAAGGTGATCTGGCATTCCTTTTACCACCTTGAGATCAAACCATTTCCGGCACCTAAACGAACACTAACATTATTCCTTAGTACTTTCTGGAACAAGGCTGAATGAGCAAAGCGCCAAACAAAAGAAATGCTGTGTTCCTAGGAATgctattccaggcactgtgtaCTTTAAGGTGTAGCCAATCACCTAGGGCAGAACAGGAACTCATTTGGCCTGGATGATTGAATGACAAGAGAATTCAGGAGAGCAGCGGAAGGCCTACATAAGGATGttaaagagcttttaaaactTCACCAGATAGGTAGCAGACTGCAGGCTTCTGAACTGAGAAGCAAAGTAAGAGAGCAGTTCTCACTGCAAGCAAGGGCTAAGGATTCACTAGCGTACGACAGGGGAACAGGGCAAAGGAAAAGGATTCACTGCTGTACTCAAACTTCAGTCCTTAGGAAGTCAGGGCACATTCCTGTACTTGATGTTTGCCTCTTCAAAAACGGAAGGACTAAAAAAAATGGAACACCGAGACAGTGCAGGACTGTAGACTAGAGTCCGACCCGGGCTGCACTCCGAGCTCCACTGCCTACTAGATGTAGACAGGTACCGGCAGAGAACTTCACTGAAACTGAAAACACACACCTGTACTGTGCAAGTGTGGGCTGGAGAAAAATGCAAGGTCTTTACCACAGTAAGTGGGAAGCATGGCAAATAGTAATTACGACTAACCTTTTTCCGGAAAATCGGCTTAGTCTGCCCACCATAGCCACTCTGCTTCCTGTCATAACGCCGCTTTCCTGGGAGAACCAAGTCCTTTGTTAGGTATAATAAATCACACCCGCCACACGGAAAAGTCTTCTTACACGTTTTATCTTGGGTTTTCCAGCAGAAATAACAATACCCAGGTCGGGGGGGGCGCACGGGGCTGCTCATGTATTATAGGAGTTCCCGAATGGTTAAAACCGCATTACGTATAGACCGTCTTACCCTGGGCATAAAGAGAATCTTTGCCCTTCTTGTACTGTGTCACTTTGTGGGGCTGGTGCTTGCCACACTTCTTGCAGAAAGTCCGGCGGGTTTTAGGAACGTTCACCTAGGAAAGAGTTGAGAACGCGCGGCGTTATCAGATACCCATTGCACAACGCCCTAACCGACCCAGCTGAAGCCAAGACTTCCCAGGAGGGCTCGACTCTCAGACCGCTCGCTAGCACACAACACTCGACCAGAAGCTGGTACAGCCGCACGTGCTTCAGGTCCAGCGGCCTCCGCGGGGCCCCGAAGTGGAGCGCGCGcacgccccctccacccccggcTAAGTCTACCTCTTTGATCCCATCACTTCATTTCCTGGCCCCGAAGCCCAGTGCCTTCGGGGTCGACCCCGGCAACAATGGGTTTCTTTGGTACAACGAGTCCACACGTGGGCCTAAAGCCAGCCTGGGACGGCCTCGGTCAAAGTGGGCGAAAAGATTAAACTGGATGTTACCGGGCCCGCTCCCCCGGCTCCTACCATGTTTGCGGGAGCGCTATCGGCACGGAAAGAAAGAGGCCGGGCCGGAAATGAAAGTATATAGGAGGCTTCTGGTCGCTCTTGCTCATGGGAGTCAGCGAGAATGACCATAGAGTCTAAGACTCTGTGAGCACCGCCCTCTGGCGGCTGAGGGGACTCGCTTCGGAGCCGCGGGCGGGAGCTTAAGGAAGGGCTCGGCCTGAGGCGGGTCCTAGCTTCGGCTTGCTCGAGTTCTCCAGCTTTGCAGCTTTTCCTCACTTCATCACTTCTGGCGGACGCCGCTAGGTAGCAGCGTTAAAGGAGGGAAGCAGTGCTCGTTCTAGACCCTCGGGCGTCCCTGTCTCTATCTCCGAGAGAAGGGACGACTAGGATCAAAGGGAGGGGCCCTACACACCCAGGTTCCGTTACTGTTTCCCATCAAGGACCCTGGGAGTATCTTCTTCGACCGTGAACTGCTGGTTAACTGAAGGCTTGGAGGGAGCCAGTGCTCTCATTCGTTTATCACATGGCTGGCTGgtccattcaacaaatgttaattgAATTCCCATTCTGTGTTGGGCACTGTTCTAGGGGAGGGACACGATGATCAAATAATCTCATAAGTGTATAATTACAAAGTACTTTGTAAAATAGTACCAACGGTCGGCATTCAAGCAGCCCCCTTTTATTGAAGGAGCAAGTTGGCTGCCCTGGGTTCTGAAAAGTGACAATGAAACTGTTCAGCTCGCACAATAGCCATCAACAGGCCAAGAGATAGAAAGTATCCAGCAGCTCTTCCCTTCCCTACATACCTGGCAGAAGTCATGTGCTAGGTTTCAAGAGTCTAGCAGAGAAAGACTGCCGGGTACTGAGTATTTAAAACGGATTgtctcagggtacctgggtggctcagttggttaagcgactgcctgcagctcaggtcatgatcctggagtcccgggatcgagtcccgcattgggctccctgctcagcagggagtctgcttctccctctgaccctcccctctctcatgctctctgtctcaaataaataaataaaatctttaaaataaataaaatggattgtCTCATAAAATTCTCACAGTAATTCTAGGGGGTAGGCggtactattattcccattttacagatgagaaaattgaggccttAGGATAGTCAACATTTTGCCCAATGTTCATGGTATTTAGTGGAGCCAGGATACAAACACAGGtgatctgactccagagcctgggtTTCTTTACCATTATACAATATGCCTATTGTGGCCTGGAAATTATAATAGCTAACAATTACAGACCACTTAATATATACCAGGCATTTTCCAAACACCTCATATACTACTACCTCTTGTAATCCGAACAACCCAAAGCAGTGTGtaccattattaatatttaacGGGTGAGGAAACTGTGGCACAACACAGGTGGTTATTTCGTGGAGCTGGAATTTCATCCCAGGTAGTCCTTGCACCTAACAGTGACATCACACAGGGCAAGCAGGGGCAGCTGCAGGGTAGAGGCTGATGAAGAGAGAGAACTGAGCAGGGACTCAGGAAGGGGTTCCAGTGATTAGGGGCTATGGAACTGTGAGAGCCTGGGGTCTCCTGCTGGCATAACTCTCCGGGAATACCCGTGGGTCCAGAGCTGACTCTCTGATCATCTCCTTTTTGTTGGGTGGTCTCCGGGAAGGAGATAATGAAAACAGTACCCCTACCTGCTACTACATTTCCTAAAGTTTCTTTGCCAAACAGCCAGCCCATAGTCTcagcattttcttcttctctttgggCTCTTAGGCAGTCTTACTGGCCTTTGAGGAGTTATTAGAGGTTTTTGATGTTAGTAGCATGGGAATATGAAGACGGTGAACATGGCCCCTCTTAGTCTAATCAATCTCAGTTCTTTCTATGACACCTTGTGTGATGTGCCTTTGGTTTTGATTCCCTTCACTAATCCTGGTCTCTGTTTTGGACATGCCCCTGCTCATTGATTTTCCCTAACGTGAGGCACTCGGAACTGAACACGGAGTCTAGATCAGGCCTGACCTTGCAGAGTAGGTGGCCTTCTACAAGCAAGCCTCATATCACCTTGGATTTTCTGGCGGCTATGTTACTGATATGACATTTCTCTTTATTACTATCAGCAAAAACCTCTGAACCATTTTCACAAATGCTCCGGCTATCCCACTTTCACCTGGAGTATTTTGAGGTTCAACTCGGTGCCCCATTATGGGACGTGACCCTTAGCTCGGGTAAAATACCCTTGGGTGAAGTTGGCTTATCACACCAGGTGATCAAGATCTTTTTGCAAACCGATTGCTCTGGTTCCGTCATCCAATCTAGCTCACACAACAGCCTTGCACCATTCGCAGATTAGCTAGGCTACTTTCTGTATCTTCCTCAAAGTTCATTAGTAAAAATGTTGAACAGGATACCACCGAAAACAGAAACTTATATTACCTTGGGAGTCTTTTGAGGTGACACCAGGCCATTTATTTGCACTATTTGGGTGCAGCCCTTCAATCATCTAGACAAGTGTGTTAGGGAAGTGCTCATGGgcagatggtaaaaaaaaaaaaaaaaaaagtgcctaggTTTATTTTACCCTGTCCCCTGTCCCACTCTCCCTTGTCCAGATCCCCCACTGTATGCCTGTTAATTTCCAGTCTCCACCCCCCCATGGATCTTGAGAAGGGACAGGCGATGTGACAACAGGTAGTACCTGACTGAAGaaaaggggaggcagggagaatgTCTGTGACCGACTCTCAGACAGGCGACTAGAGCAGCTGTTCAGAGGTGACTAGTAAAACGATATATGTTGTCAATGAAATAGGGAGATTGTGCAACACTTACCGCCCATCTCTCTTGTGCGGATGTGAGGATTACCCGCTCTGCCATTCCTACAAAATGCTTTTTAACAAAATCTTGTTGCCTTAAAAACTCTGACAGACTTCTAGTGAGATCCGTGCTCTGCTCCTACATTTCGATCCAGCACCTGGGGGGGGGAGCAAATATGGCCGTGCCTGATGTGTCAAGGTGGGCATGCAGCCCAGTCAGCCGGCGCTCTGCGGCAATCCTGGTCTGCGGACACCATTGGCTGCATGTCCTAGGAGAAGCCTCTGAGAGACCACTGGGGCTAGAACATAGGCGAGGAAGTAGTTGAGGACACATTCGGGCTTCGAGTGACACGTTTAGTCGGGTTCACGGATTTacagaattaaagagaaaggTATACACGAAGAGTTACTCCCTCAGGCAGAATCTGAAAGGGAGAAAATCAACATCCACAGAAAATGGGGAAGGgcacaagtctttgtgtgggcTTACATTCAGACATTTTtatctgtaggaaaaaaaaaatgctttcttagaAAATGACTCAGCAGGGGGAAGTCTTGTCTCTACCTCTCACAGGCTCTGCACTTTGGGGTCCCTTTTGTGAGCACTCTCCATCTTTTGTTATCGAGCTTAAATGGTGTGACCACCCCCCCTCCCAATCTCCTCTGCCTTCAAGGACAGGAGGCTCTAAAGACGCTCTTCCTCATTAGAccctttgttttgtctttgcaTGTCTGCAATTCCCGTCCTTCCTGTAAGTCTCCACTCTCTGCTGATTATCCCCACAGTTCTTTATGGTACGTGGTCCCTTTACCTCGGGGAGGTCGGCATGATGACCTGTCTGCTCAACCCAGCCCCATCCAGAGTCTCAGTGGCCCCAGTAATGTTGAGCAGGGCTCTTTCAGAGCACATTCAAGATAGCAGTGTCAGAGGTCCCAAGCAAATGAAGGGCGGGGacagctgggggttgggggggatagGGGCAGCAGCAGGGAACCAGATACCATGCTgctgagaagaagaaaaaaaaaagacattggtttaagtcaggaaacaaaaaaAGGGAACTGAGTGGCTGTGAAAGGGTGGGGTTTGCTCAGACTGTCCTTCCTCTCTGGACTGTAAGAATATGTCTCCAGGGCCAGTGTCTTCTGAGATCGAGTCACACCTTCAAAGTCCTGGCAGCTCAATGCATCTGGGAAGCTACCTGCATTAAGTCAGGACTGAGGTGGGTCTGGGGCATGGCGGGGGCTGGGCAGCTGCCACAAATACTTTTCATGGGACACCTCCCCCCCAACCGAAGGCCGGAGAGAAAGCATGGCTCGTGCCATATAGTAGTCTGCTGGCTAAGGAGACCGACAGAGGGTGGGAGTGTCATCAGCGCAAGGCCCTGGCAGTCCTTCTCAATGATCAGAAGGGGCTGTAAGGGTTCCTTCTGAGTCGGGTTGTGGAGGGGGGGAGACAAGAAGAGCAAAGTGGGACATGAGGTGACCATCTGAACAGGTAGCAAATGTTGGAAGGGGGCACCCCTGCAAAACTTGGCAGCAAAGGAATCTCGTTGATGGTAGTAAGATACAAATAGGCCATTTGGTCAAATACTGCCTGAAGACCCGAAAGGTTGACTTGTGTCCAGAGGCCCTTAGAAGAAGAAAATCTAAGGGGCAGATCGAGAAGACAGTAAAAGCTCACATGCCACCAGAGGCCCTCAGCCTTTGTAAACTGGGGAAAAGCCCAGGCTAAGTAACCCTAGGTGTAAGCTACCTGCCTGGGGCTGCATCGGGCTGATGTTGCCGGGAGCGGAGCTGGCTTATTGGAAAGATTGTGTGTGCGCCAACCTCGTGGTAATGTGGGTAAAAGACTGGGCCAGAAGAAaacagcctcagcctcagcccaGACAGTGTGGCCAACCCCTGAGGTCATGGGGAAGGTTTTTCCTATTACCGTTGCCTGCCATGTGCACGGCTTTCTTTTGTCTTCATCATTTCTcgtctccttttctcttctctcctcctctccgttccctcctcctctccatcctcttcctccttttcctcttcctcctatATCTACCTGTATTCCCTCTTCTTATACCCCCCCCCCTTTATCTTGTTCATTACCGCATCCCCTGGAACAGAGTCAGAGCTTAATAAACAATTGTTGAATTGCATTGGATTATTCTTGCCCTTTCCTTCCcctgttcttttccctttttccttcccctctacTTTTCTAGTACCTTCCCCACAGGAATGTTGTGAGTAGTAACTGtgttaatatatagaaaacagTTAAAGCCTGGCAATAGTAAGCGCTAATATCTCCatgtttgctgttatttttattctgcCTGAGTGGGTCTGCCTAGAGCAAATGGTGTGGCATTTAGAATAAAAGGGATTGGTGGCCCTAATCAAGACATCCTTGGATGAGCTATTAGACCTCCAAATGGAATCCTGgtccagtttccttttttttttttttaagattttatttatttatttgacagagagagcgagcacaagcagggggagcaggagagggagaagcaggctcccagctgagcagagagccctatgcggggctcgatgtggggctcagggcTCGATTTGGGgctctatgtggggctcgatgcaggcctggatcccaggaccctgagatcatgacctgagccaaaggcagacgcttaaccgactgagccacccaggcatcccccgtCCTGGCCCAGTCCTGATCATCCAGTTCTCCACGCTCAAAATCTCTCTGGCATGTTGTGTGTTTCCAGAGGCAGGACAGCCGCAAAGCCTAGAGGCAGGGGTCTATAAGGCTGAGGGACTGTCCCCTGTGCCGTTAGCTGTGTGCTAGGTCTGCTCCTTCCTTCGTTTTGCATGCCAAGCACCTGAAACAAGGGTGCTATAGCCTCTCGGGAGCCTCAGTTATTTGATAAAACAATGTCATCCTCCTGATAAGCCACAAAATGCAAATACTCGTGGAACCTAAAGCATTCAACCAAAACAGTATCCCTGAAGGCTAGCCCTGTTTGCTCTGTTCTGACCCTCTTTATAGTCAAACTGTTTAGGCTGTTTATGTTAAAGTCCAAATTGTTGCTTATGGCTAGTGATGTGTTTGTCTGGAGCCCTTTGTAAACCCTGTATGGTGAGAACCAGTGCAATTTTCCATCCACTTCAAGGGTCTTGGTGCAATTTTAAGTTATCATCACTATGATTTACTATTTCCATTTGAGCAAATTTCCTACAGAGACTTTCCTTTCAGTGGACTAGACCCATACCAGGAAGTGACTTAGGTATAAGGGGAAGATATGCCTTTTGAAAACCAGTTTGGATGTTCTCCAAAGAGTCATCCAAAGCAGACACCTGCTGCTTTTTGCCCAAAGATGCTATACTGAGATCTGATTGCTAACTCCTGGCAATAAGGGAGAGCTAGAATTTTCAGTGAGTCAGTGCTCAACAAGAAGCTAGAGACAAGACATTGACCTAATTCACTCCAAAGCTGCTTGGTTATGCAAATGAAGCCatcaggggagggggagagagaacttCTCTGAGGACCCTGAAACAAATGGGCCACGTGTGACTTTCAGTTTCTATAGAGGTTCATGTGCACTGATAGAGGGTGTTTGAAACACAAAAGCCTTAATCCCAGGCTTTCCTTCTTACTCTCTCTGAGAAGCATCACCAGATGCCCTGAGAGTTAAAGTTGCTTATCTGAACCTCAAGGAGAAGCTCATCTCACTGCCTTGCttccctaaaaaaaataaactatagtcAATTAGCTCATCCCTAGAAGAATGAAACTCTTCTGAAATTCACTGGCTCAATGAAAAAAACAGACTAGTCGGCAATAAAAGCAGAGTAAAAAAACTGACTAGAAATGgagcagaaaataaaggaatgggaaaagcaggctctcaaAAACTGCTATCTGGAGTGGAAATTGGTAAAGTGCTTCTGGAGACTACTTTgtcaatatatttcaaaatgcagAATGCACACACTTTCTGACTTGGTAAATGATGCTTATATAGAGATCCTAATATCATGGAAAAATAATCAGGAATACCATTAAACAAGACCTTTAGATATTTTGGGGAAAAGGTgtgttgggtggatggatggatagataatgTTAAGAAATACAAGTCAACTGTAAATACTATGTGCAATATGATCTCAAACCTAAGAGAAATGCACAGGAAAAAATGGAAGGTAATATGCCCCAATATTAACGCCCTTGGATGATGAGCTTGtaattgatgttttctttttaatattcctgtacttgaaacattttttataatgaacatgtgttattttaatatcaaaagagaaaatacagcaaCTATTTAaaccagggaaaacaaaaactaaactgaAAAAGAAGGCCAAAGGGCCACTCAAGTCCAGAGTGAAAGACGGACACCCCAGGAGTCACCCTCGGAGCAGAGGTGTATTACCACCAATCTGATGCTGAGTGCAAACTTCGGATTAGCTACCTGGCTCTCATGTCCAATGTTAGCATGATGAAAGGCTGAAGAAGAACCAGAGACCCGAGACCTCTTGGAGAGGACTGCAGGAGATGAGAATTGTCCTGGTTAACATGCAGCCAGAAAACTGATTTTGGCTGGAGGGCTTCACCATAAATTTGGTCACCTGTCACGCTGACCATGAAGCTTATCAAATAATTAGGTTTCACTGGTGCCTGAATAGAGCTTTTTGGGAACTTAGCAAGAGTAATTAGGTTTCTATGTTGCTATGGTTATATTCCAAAGAAGACTTCTCTTCTGGTTCCAAGGCCAGGGAATTCTCAGTGAAAATCTCAATCGGAACCTGAGAGATGCTTCTTGGGACTGAAAAGAGAtttttgggaatgtaaatttaGCCCATCATACTCTAATTTCAGACAGTTGATAATTCTACCAGATTCCATAGTAAAACTTCAGGAAGACAGGACTAAAACGGGAACAAGGGATAACACAAAGCACATAGGCCAACAGATAAGCCAGACCTGGGTTTGCCACTTTGTCTGAGTAACTGAGAATTCATTCTGAGAGTGGAAATCTATGATCATGTGTACAAGGATGTGCAtggcagcattgtttataattgAAAACAAGcaatctaaatatccatcacTAGGAGAGTGGACAAATAAAGTGTGATGAATtcatcatacagaatagtttatGCATATAGAAATAGATCAA
Proteins encoded in this window:
- the RPL36A gene encoding large ribosomal subunit protein eL42; translation: MVILADSHEQERPEASYILSFPARPLSFRADSAPANMVNVPKTRRTFCKKCGKHQPHKVTQYKKGKDSLYAQGKRRYDRKQSGYGGQTKPIFRKKAKTTKKIVLRLECVEPNCRSKRMLAIKRCKHFELGGDKKRKGQVIQF